The nucleotide sequence ACCTATTCTGCCACTGTGTCCTTTCAGGGTAGTAGCCCCTGAGTATCACATCAAAAACCTCTCTCACTGCACCCTTAGCATAGCAAAAATCCTTCTCCGTGTAAACAATTTCTTTTATCCTGTTTTCACTTTTGGCATAACAGATAAATCCTTTGTGGACAGGCTTCTGATAGTTCTCCATAATCAAAAGGGCATACAGAGTAGACTGCACCCTATGTGTTTCAAAGGTATAATCAGTATATTCAGCATACTTATAATCAAGAGGTGCAAGGGTATTGTCTGATAAATAAAGCACCTCATCAATCATACCTCTTACACCGATATTCCTTGATGTGAGATACACTGAAATATCCTTATCGGTGCATCCAAGCTTTTTCCTCAGATAATCCCTGTTGGCAGTTTCTCTTTTTTCATGGAGTGTCCTGCCCTTTAAAACCTTATATCTTAATCCTTCATGCTGTGGTATATTCAGGCAGTTCATGTAATAGGTAAAGCGTGGGCAATATACATGCTCTATTACCTCTGATGGTGTTACCATTGGAGTGGATTCATTATCAAAGACTGTCATATAAACAAAGCCTTGACCTCATCAGTTACAAGCTTTCTGTCAAATGCCTGTCCGAGTAGTTTTACTTTTTTAAAATCATCCTCGCACATGGGAAAGATATAAACCGAATCTTTGTCAGGGCTTATAATATCCTCGCACATGACTTTAAACTCATCTAACTGGTTTTTGTTGAGTGTGCCTAAGAATGCAGATTTTTGGACCCTGTAGAGCCCTTTGTTTTTACATGCCTTTGCAACTTTTGTCCTCTTTGTGTTCTCTGTGATGTCATAAATAACCCATACAAGCTTATCCCCTGCTTTCATCTTTATCTCCTATTAACTGATTTGCAATCCTGTGGCAGTCAAACTGGATAATATTACTGCGTTTTATATTCCTTCCTTTATACCTTATTGATTCATCAATGAAGGAATTAAAATCGGTCAATAAAATTGCCTTGCCTTCTTTATTAAGGGTCAAGCCATTTGGGATTTTGTCAAAATGCTCTACCTTTACTTTTCTTGATGCAAAAAGACCGATAACTACCTCATCAGCCCATATGCGGTAATTCTCTATCAAATCAAATACGAGGGATTTTTTGTTATAGTGGTCTGTGTGGATAAAGCCCACATAAGGGTCAAGACCTGCTATAATGCATGCTTTTTCAACCCTTGAATAAAGCACTCCGTATGCATAATTGAGAAGTGTATTAAACTCGTCTTTTGCAGGGTTTCTACTCCTTCCATTAAATTTAAACCTATCAGGCATCAAAGAACTCAAAATCTCAAAGTAGATTCTGCCACCGCTACCTTCCAGACCCATGATAGTGCCTCTACACCCGCTTATAGTACCTGAAAGTGAATTAAGCCCTTTCATCACATCCTGAAGCTTACCGATATAAGCGGTGATTTCAGCAGATTTATGCGGCCTTGTCCGTTTTAACCTCTGTAATAGCCCTATTTGATTATTGAACTTTGTTCTGACCCATTTTAGAGCAAGATTAAGCCCTTCATCTATTTCAGCAATCTCAAGCTGTCTTCTTCTAATGAGTGTAGTGCTTCCGAGCTTTGGATGCCACACCCTGCCATAAGGGTCACCAGAATTATCAATAAAGATGATGTCAATATTGTTTTCCATTGCCATTTTGATTGCATCAGTGGAAATACATGCTGCGGTTGATATAAGGATAGATGAGATTTTTTTGCAGGCTATTTCATATATCTGCTCGTCTGTTTTGACTTTAAAACAGTCCCCATTTTTTTGAAGGTAAGAACCATATGTGTTTATGACAAGCTGCATGGCTGAATATATTCCAAATCCTGCTAAAAAGCAAGAGATTACTTCCTCCCTCGCAATGACAAGAGGGGGGCTGAGATTCTGAAATGAATTCAGAATGACAGCTAACTGAGATTGCTTCGGCAAAGCCTCGCAATGACAAAGGGGGGTTGCTGGGGCTTGAGAAGTGTCCAGATTTTCTTTTCAGAGGAGAGGGATTCAACCACGCGTCTATGGCGATGCGCGTCTCAATCCCTGTTTTCAAAGAGCCTTAACTGTAACTCTTTTATATTTTACCCGCAGGAATCTACTTAGATTTCTTCGGGTGGTCTTCCTTATAGGAGACTATAAAAGCGAAAACAGCAATAAGTACAAGCCCCACAAGGATTATATAGCCAGCGTTCAACTTATACCTCCTTTCTTTGGAGGAATCGTATAAAAGGCTATGATTGTTAATCCCAGCACAACAATTGTTATTACCAGTCCTACTTCAAAAGTAAGGGTTCTGGTAAGAAAACTACCAATAAGCCCAACTGTTGCAAGATATTTTGCAACATCCATCAGCATCTTGCCCAGTTCTTTACGCCTATCCTCGTGTTTCATACCTCATTATACCACACATCTCAATCCCTGTTTTCAAAGAGCCTTAACATAAGTCTCGGCTTGTAAAAGAGCTTAATTGCCTATATTATTGCATTATATACATGAAATTTCAAGAGA is from Nitrospirota bacterium and encodes:
- the cas1 gene encoding CRISPR-associated endonuclease Cas1 encodes the protein MQLVINTYGSYLQKNGDCFKVKTDEQIYEIACKKISSILISTAACISTDAIKMAMENNIDIIFIDNSGDPYGRVWHPKLGSTTLIRRRQLEIAEIDEGLNLALKWVRTKFNNQIGLLQRLKRTRPHKSAEITAYIGKLQDVMKGLNSLSGTISGCRGTIMGLEGSGGRIYFEILSSLMPDRFKFNGRSRNPAKDEFNTLLNYAYGVLYSRVEKACIIAGLDPYVGFIHTDHYNKKSLVFDLIENYRIWADEVVIGLFASRKVKVEHFDKIPNGLTLNKEGKAILLTDFNSFIDESIRYKGRNIKRSNIIQFDCHRIANQLIGDKDESRG
- the cas2 gene encoding CRISPR-associated endonuclease Cas2 translates to MKAGDKLVWVIYDITENTKRTKVAKACKNKGLYRVQKSAFLGTLNKNQLDEFKVMCEDIISPDKDSVYIFPMCEDDFKKVKLLGQAFDRKLVTDEVKALFI
- the cas4 gene encoding CRISPR-associated protein Cas4, whose amino-acid sequence is MTVFDNESTPMVTPSEVIEHVYCPRFTYYMNCLNIPQHEGLRYKVLKGRTLHEKRETANRDYLRKKLGCTDKDISVYLTSRNIGVRGMIDEVLYLSDNTLAPLDYKYAEYTDYTFETHRVQSTLYALLIMENYQKPVHKGFICYAKSENRIKEIVYTEKDFCYAKGAVREVFDVILRGYYPERTQWQNRCIDCCYRNICV